In Streptomyces sclerotialus, one genomic interval encodes:
- a CDS encoding ABC transporter ATP-binding protein, producing the protein MIGLAPPEHDPEAARTTTILPVGSPATVRSYVAGLIRRHRKAFILLVTVNAIAVIASTAGPYLLGGLVEDLADGAHDLHLERTIGLFALALVVQTVFVRMVRLRGAMLGERMLADLREDFLVRSVALPPGVLERAGTGDLLSRITTDIDRLASAMREAVPQLSIGVVWIGLLVGALGLTAPPLALSVLVPLPLLIVGCRWYFKRAPSAYRSEAAGYAAVSAVLTETVDAGRTIEAHRLGDRRIRLSERRVREWTQWERYTLYLRSVLFPVINGTHTLNLGAVLMLGGFFVLQGWMTLGQLTTGALLSQMMIEPIGMILRWYDELQVAQVSIARLVGVREIEPEAADERVTPDGRHVRADGVRFGYRPDVDVLHDVSLRVRPGSRVALVGPSGAGKSTLGRLLAGIYAPRKGEITLGGAELSRMPAERIRAHVALVNQEHHVFVGSLRDNLLLARTGADDAELWAALAAVDADGWAHGLEKGLDTEVGSGGYALTPAQAQQIALARLVLADPHTLVLDEATSLLDPRAARHLERSLGKVLDGRTVVAIAHRLHTAHDADVIAVVEDGRITELGSHDALVSANGPYAALWRSWHA; encoded by the coding sequence ATGATCGGCCTGGCGCCGCCGGAGCACGATCCGGAAGCCGCACGTACGACGACCATCCTTCCCGTCGGCTCCCCCGCGACCGTACGCAGCTACGTCGCGGGGCTGATCCGCCGCCACCGCAAGGCATTCATCCTCCTCGTCACCGTCAACGCCATCGCCGTCATCGCCTCGACAGCCGGCCCGTATCTCCTCGGCGGCCTCGTGGAAGACCTCGCCGACGGCGCGCACGACCTCCACCTGGAGCGCACCATCGGGCTGTTCGCGCTCGCCCTGGTCGTCCAGACCGTCTTCGTACGGATGGTCCGGCTGCGCGGCGCGATGCTCGGCGAGCGGATGCTGGCGGACCTGCGCGAGGACTTCCTCGTCCGGTCCGTCGCACTGCCGCCCGGCGTCCTCGAACGCGCGGGCACCGGCGACCTGCTCTCCCGGATCACCACGGACATCGACCGGCTGGCCAGCGCGATGCGCGAAGCCGTGCCGCAGCTGTCCATCGGCGTGGTCTGGATCGGGCTCCTGGTCGGGGCGCTCGGCCTGACCGCGCCGCCGCTCGCCCTCTCCGTGCTCGTCCCGCTGCCCCTGCTGATCGTCGGCTGCCGCTGGTACTTCAAACGGGCGCCGAGCGCTTATCGTTCCGAGGCCGCCGGATACGCCGCGGTGTCCGCCGTGCTCACCGAGACGGTGGACGCGGGCCGGACCATCGAGGCGCACCGGCTCGGCGACCGCCGCATCCGGCTGTCGGAGCGACGTGTCCGCGAGTGGACCCAGTGGGAGCGGTACACGCTCTACCTCCGCTCGGTCCTCTTCCCGGTGATCAACGGCACCCACACCCTGAACCTCGGTGCCGTCCTGATGCTCGGCGGCTTCTTCGTCCTCCAGGGCTGGATGACACTCGGCCAGCTGACCACGGGGGCGCTGCTCTCCCAGATGATGATCGAACCGATCGGCATGATTCTGCGCTGGTACGACGAACTGCAGGTCGCGCAGGTGTCGATCGCGCGGCTCGTCGGCGTGCGGGAGATCGAGCCGGAGGCGGCGGACGAACGCGTCACGCCGGACGGCCGGCACGTGCGCGCCGATGGCGTCCGCTTCGGCTACCGCCCCGACGTCGACGTCCTGCACGACGTCTCGCTGCGCGTACGGCCGGGCAGCCGGGTGGCACTCGTGGGCCCGTCGGGCGCGGGCAAGTCGACGCTCGGCCGGCTCCTCGCCGGCATCTACGCGCCCCGCAAGGGCGAGATCACCCTCGGCGGCGCCGAACTGTCCCGGATGCCGGCGGAGCGGATACGCGCCCACGTCGCGCTGGTCAACCAGGAACACCACGTCTTCGTTGGCTCGCTGCGCGACAACCTCCTGCTGGCCCGTACGGGCGCGGACGACGCCGAACTGTGGGCGGCGCTGGCCGCGGTCGACGCGGACGGCTGGGCGCACGGGCTGGAGAAGGGCCTGGACACGGAGGTCGGCTCGGGAGGGTACGCGCTGACTCCGGCACAGGCTCAGCAGATCGCGCTGGCCCGGCTCGTCCTGGCGGACCCGCACACGCTGGTCCTGGACGAGGCGACCTCGCTCCTGGACCCGCGAGCCGCCCGTCACCTGGAGCGCTCGCTCGGCAAGGTCCTCGACGGCCGCACGGTCGTCGCCATCGCCCACCGGCTGCACACCGCCCACGACGCGGACGTCATCGCCGTGGTCGAGGACGGCCGCATCACGGAGCTGGGCAGCCACGACGCGCTGGTCTCCGCCAACGGTCCCTACGCCGCCCTCTGGCGCTCCTGGCACGCCTGA
- a CDS encoding ABC transporter transmembrane domain-containing protein, translating into MQIRDLPHPDPGVPDVRTGGRFLVWLYRRQLGGQLKAMAWGLVHTGAVASFPLPVGIAVQAVVDRSGTGLALAGGLMVLLGVLVAVGDTMVHRAAVTNWITAVARIQQLLARKTAELGSALTRRVAAGEVVAVSTGDLEKIGWFVEAISRFAAAALTSVGVCVALVIYQPTLGIVVALGVPVVALAVLPLLPRATRRADEQREKAGYATELASDTVAGLRVLRGIGGEELFLGRYRTASQDVRKAAVRSARMWSLISAVQVALPGLLLIVVVWYGARLALDGHIEVGALVTMYSAVTFLLFPLRHFEEIAQAYSFSRPSAKRTARILALSRPSEGRVTDHAPLSGDLYDPATGLLAPAGRFTAVVCGDPDAAGLLAERLGGHPASADDHPTSTSGHPASTGNHPTSTSGHSASADDHSASTSGHSASADDHSASTSGLSASADDHLASAGRNPASASEENEKAGAPGQTAGTVSTASAANSASTASGTKSASTASAASTASTTPATGSVAGGGGTPAAVSGALPSVELGGTALDDVPRDAARRAVLVQDKDPVLLSGTLHELFDVPASGAVTAQQALAAAQCDDVLAALAQAGTDGSGDPMRSRVTERGRSLSGGQRQRLALARSLVCDPEVLVLDEPTSAVDSHTEARIADGLRALRDGRTTVVLTSSPLVLDRADQVVFLPEGKVTAVGPHRELLRTTPAYHAVVTRETDEERTREQAAGPTLRDVTRTAPQDVPPVPGHPKDGPDSGPDDGPGGDPNDSPMGGPMGSPDGGPGGGPDGGPEELLRETGDSTPSRARVGAPDPIEETA; encoded by the coding sequence ATGCAGATTCGCGATCTACCGCATCCCGACCCGGGTGTCCCCGACGTCCGTACCGGCGGCCGTTTCCTGGTCTGGCTGTACCGCCGGCAACTGGGCGGCCAGCTCAAAGCCATGGCCTGGGGCCTGGTGCACACCGGCGCCGTGGCCTCCTTCCCGCTGCCGGTGGGCATCGCCGTACAGGCCGTCGTCGACCGCTCCGGCACCGGGCTCGCCCTCGCGGGCGGGCTGATGGTGCTGCTGGGCGTGCTGGTCGCGGTCGGCGACACGATGGTGCACCGCGCCGCCGTCACCAACTGGATCACCGCCGTCGCCCGCATCCAGCAACTGCTCGCCCGCAAGACCGCGGAGCTGGGCTCGGCCCTCACTCGGCGGGTCGCGGCCGGCGAAGTGGTCGCGGTCAGCACCGGCGACCTGGAGAAGATCGGATGGTTCGTCGAAGCCATCTCCCGCTTCGCGGCCGCCGCGCTCACGTCCGTCGGCGTGTGCGTGGCACTGGTGATCTACCAGCCCACGCTGGGCATCGTGGTCGCGCTCGGCGTGCCCGTGGTGGCGCTCGCCGTGCTGCCGCTGCTCCCGCGCGCCACGCGCCGCGCCGACGAACAGCGCGAGAAGGCCGGCTATGCCACGGAACTGGCCTCCGACACCGTCGCCGGCCTTCGTGTGCTGCGCGGAATCGGCGGTGAGGAACTGTTCCTCGGTCGCTACCGCACCGCTTCCCAGGACGTCCGCAAGGCCGCCGTACGCAGCGCCCGGATGTGGTCGCTGATCTCGGCCGTCCAGGTCGCGCTGCCGGGTCTGCTGCTCATCGTGGTCGTCTGGTACGGCGCCCGGCTGGCCCTGGACGGCCACATCGAGGTCGGCGCGCTGGTCACGATGTACAGCGCGGTCACCTTCCTGCTCTTCCCCCTCCGGCACTTCGAGGAGATCGCCCAGGCGTACTCCTTCTCCCGGCCGTCCGCGAAACGGACCGCCCGCATCCTGGCGCTCAGCCGCCCGTCCGAGGGCCGCGTCACGGACCACGCCCCGCTCAGCGGCGACCTGTACGACCCGGCCACCGGCCTGCTGGCCCCGGCCGGCCGCTTCACCGCGGTGGTCTGCGGCGACCCGGACGCGGCAGGCCTGCTCGCCGAACGCCTGGGCGGCCACCCGGCGAGCGCCGACGACCACCCGACGAGCACCAGCGGCCACCCGGCGAGCACCGGCAACCACCCGACGAGCACCAGCGGCCACTCGGCGAGCGCTGACGACCACTCGGCGAGCACCAGCGGCCACTCGGCGAGCGCTGACGACCACTCGGCGAGCACCAGCGGCCTCTCGGCGAGCGCTGACGACCACCTGGCGAGCGCCGGCCGCAATCCGGCGAGCGCTTCGGAGGAGAACGAGAAGGCCGGCGCGCCGGGGCAGACGGCCGGTACCGTGTCCACGGCCTCGGCCGCCAACTCCGCATCGACGGCTTCGGGCACCAAGTCCGCATCGACGGCTTCGGCCGCCAGTACCGCGTCCACGACCCCGGCCACCGGGTCCGTGGCCGGCGGAGGAGGCACGCCCGCTGCCGTATCCGGCGCCCTCCCGTCCGTCGAGCTGGGCGGCACCGCCCTGGACGACGTACCGCGGGACGCCGCCCGCCGAGCCGTCCTGGTCCAGGACAAGGACCCGGTACTGCTGTCGGGAACACTGCACGAACTCTTCGACGTACCGGCCTCCGGCGCCGTCACCGCACAGCAGGCCCTGGCCGCCGCGCAGTGCGACGACGTACTGGCCGCACTCGCCCAGGCCGGCACCGACGGGTCGGGCGACCCGATGCGCAGCCGCGTCACCGAACGCGGCCGCTCCCTCTCCGGGGGCCAGCGCCAGCGGCTCGCGCTGGCGCGGTCGCTGGTCTGCGACCCGGAGGTGCTGGTGCTCGACGAGCCGACCAGCGCGGTCGACTCGCACACCGAGGCCCGGATCGCCGACGGCCTGCGCGCGCTGCGCGACGGCCGGACCACGGTCGTCCTCACCTCCAGCCCGCTGGTCCTGGACCGCGCGGACCAGGTCGTCTTCCTGCCCGAAGGAAAGGTCACCGCGGTCGGCCCGCACCGCGAACTCCTCCGCACCACACCGGCCTACCACGCGGTCGTCACCCGCGAGACCGACGAGGAACGCACCCGGGAACAGGCCGCCGGCCCCACGCTGCGGGACGTCACGCGCACGGCACCGCAGGACGTTCCGCCCGTGCCCGGCCATCCGAAGGACGGCCCTGACAGCGGACCGGACGACGGACCGGGTGGCGACCCGAATGACAGCCCGATGGGTGGCCCGATGGGCAGCCCCGACGGCGGCCCGGGTGGCGGCCCCGATGGCGGCCCGGAAGAACTCCTGCGGGAGACGGGCGATTCCACCCCCTCGCGCGCCCGGGTGGGCGCGCCCGACCCGATCGAGGAGACGGCATGA
- a CDS encoding cation:dicarboxylate symporter family transporter encodes MLRTSLFTQVLVALLVGVLVGRLWPQFGSAVQPLGDGFVRLIKAMIAPLVFCVVVAGITKAGDLKAFGRIGLKALIWFEVATTVALVVGLLAGNVFGPGAGMHVDPSSLDQSAVDEKTGGGQLPSTTQFILESLPDSAVGAFAENSLLQVLVLSCLVGAALLHLGQTKVPQILPFIEQAQEVVFTIVGYIMRLAPLAVFGATAHLVGEYGLGAMTTYAKLIAVCYGVALAFLVLLALALKAVTGLSLWKFVRYTREELLLALGTGSSETVMPRMMQKLRAAGCRDDAVGLVLPTGYSFNLDGASIYLSIGTLFIAQAIGVDLSMGQQITVVLVLMLTSKGMAGVPGSAFLALSATASALGVIPAAAVALLLGVDRIMDSMRVATNLLGNCVAVFAVSRWEGALDRVTAKRVLNGEAAAAAPETPGVPKVPAAADVPAAPQTSTVPQTSAAQQTSTVPRTSAVQQASAVPRTSAVQQASAVPRTSAVQQASAVPQASAVPRTSAAQQASAAQQTSIAPQTSTAPDATTEK; translated from the coding sequence TTGCTGCGCACCAGTCTGTTCACGCAGGTCCTCGTGGCCCTGCTCGTCGGAGTCCTCGTCGGACGGTTGTGGCCGCAGTTCGGCTCGGCCGTCCAGCCGCTCGGCGACGGCTTCGTCCGCCTCATCAAGGCGATGATCGCTCCGCTCGTCTTCTGTGTCGTCGTCGCCGGCATCACCAAGGCCGGCGACCTCAAGGCCTTCGGCCGGATCGGCCTCAAAGCGCTGATCTGGTTCGAGGTGGCGACCACCGTCGCGCTCGTCGTGGGCCTGCTCGCGGGCAACGTCTTCGGCCCCGGCGCGGGTATGCACGTCGACCCGTCGTCGCTCGACCAGAGCGCGGTGGACGAGAAGACCGGTGGCGGGCAGCTGCCCTCCACCACGCAGTTCATCCTCGAATCACTGCCGGACAGCGCGGTCGGGGCGTTCGCGGAGAATTCCCTGCTCCAGGTCCTCGTACTGTCCTGCCTGGTGGGGGCAGCGCTGCTGCACCTCGGGCAGACGAAGGTGCCGCAGATCCTGCCGTTCATCGAGCAGGCGCAGGAAGTCGTCTTCACGATCGTCGGCTACATCATGCGCCTCGCGCCGCTCGCCGTCTTCGGGGCGACCGCGCACCTCGTGGGGGAGTACGGCCTCGGCGCGATGACGACGTACGCGAAGCTGATCGCGGTGTGTTACGGCGTCGCGCTGGCCTTCCTCGTGTTGCTGGCACTCGCGCTCAAGGCCGTCACGGGGCTCAGCCTGTGGAAGTTCGTCCGCTACACCCGCGAAGAGCTGCTGCTGGCCCTCGGTACGGGCTCCAGCGAGACCGTGATGCCGCGGATGATGCAGAAGCTGCGGGCCGCGGGCTGCCGGGACGACGCGGTCGGTCTGGTGCTGCCGACCGGCTACTCCTTCAACCTCGACGGTGCGTCGATCTACCTCTCCATCGGCACGCTCTTCATCGCGCAGGCCATCGGAGTCGATTTGTCGATGGGGCAGCAGATCACCGTCGTGCTGGTGCTGATGCTGACCAGCAAGGGGATGGCGGGCGTGCCCGGTTCGGCGTTCCTGGCGCTGTCGGCGACCGCGTCCGCGCTGGGCGTCATCCCCGCGGCGGCGGTGGCGCTGCTGCTCGGCGTCGACCGGATCATGGACTCGATGCGCGTCGCCACCAACCTGCTCGGCAACTGCGTCGCGGTCTTCGCCGTGTCCCGCTGGGAGGGTGCCCTGGACCGCGTGACGGCGAAGCGGGTTCTCAACGGCGAGGCGGCCGCCGCAGCTCCGGAGACGCCCGGCGTCCCGAAGGTGCCCGCCGCCGCGGACGTGCCCGCGGCCCCGCAGACGTCCACCGTTCCGCAGACGTCCGCCGCTCAGCAGACGTCCACCGTTCCGCGGACGTCCGCCGTTCAGCAGGCATCCGCTGTTCCGCGGACGTCCGCCGTTCAGCAGGCATCCGCTGTTCCGCGGACGTCCGCCGTTCAGCAGGCATCCGCCGTTCCGCAGGCGTCCGCTGTTCCGCGGACGTCCGCCGCTCAGCAGGCGTCCGCCGCTCAGCAGACATCCATCGCTCCGCAGACGTCCACCGCCCCGGACGCAACCACCGAGAAGTGA
- a CDS encoding Gfo/Idh/MocA family protein, with protein sequence MHDARPEQHDDESRRHSALDGAQPAGAPDGDGPSRRSVLRTAGTAGAGLGLAGLGAFGASGTAAAAPAPGAAPGTAGTATPPKRRGRTMIGVPFEGRRTVRVGIVGLGNRGGSMIDLFLAVPNTQVVAVCDPVKEKTAKAAKKVTDAGQPAPAVYAKGERDYENLCKRGDIDFVYVATPWDLHFEMAKTALLNGKHVGVECPIALRLDELWELVDLSEYTRKHCLQLENCCYGRNEMRVLRMAHAGLFGDLLHGAGAYNHDLRGLMFDPDYYEGPWRRLWHTRLRGDLYPNHGFGPVANYMDVNRGDRALRISSFGTPALGLAAYRKEHMPAGDPSWKETYIESDRTISLVQTAKGRVIRLEHDVSTPHPYSRINSLGGTKGVFEDYPSRIYLEPGHSDDQWHDFGEFAEWDHWLWKEHANPPGGHGGMDYMMVFRLTQCMHLGLVPDFDVYDAATWTAPVPLSDLSIKAHGKPMEIPDFTRGGWKKARPGMDSEKPKA encoded by the coding sequence ATGCATGACGCAAGACCCGAGCAGCACGACGACGAGAGCCGCCGCCACTCGGCCCTGGACGGCGCTCAGCCGGCCGGTGCACCCGACGGGGACGGACCGAGCCGCCGGTCGGTCCTGCGGACAGCGGGCACGGCGGGGGCCGGGCTCGGGCTCGCCGGGCTGGGCGCGTTCGGCGCGAGCGGTACGGCGGCGGCCGCACCGGCGCCCGGCGCTGCCCCCGGCACCGCCGGCACCGCCACGCCACCGAAGCGGCGCGGCAGGACGATGATCGGCGTACCGTTCGAGGGGCGCCGTACCGTACGCGTCGGCATCGTCGGCCTCGGCAACCGCGGCGGCTCCATGATCGACCTCTTCCTCGCCGTACCGAACACCCAGGTCGTCGCGGTGTGCGACCCGGTCAAGGAGAAGACCGCCAAGGCCGCGAAGAAGGTCACCGACGCGGGGCAGCCGGCCCCTGCCGTCTATGCCAAGGGCGAGCGCGACTACGAGAACCTCTGCAAACGCGGCGACATCGACTTCGTGTACGTCGCGACGCCCTGGGACCTGCACTTCGAGATGGCGAAGACGGCCCTGCTGAACGGCAAGCACGTGGGCGTCGAGTGCCCGATAGCGCTCCGGCTGGACGAGCTGTGGGAGCTGGTCGACCTCTCGGAGTACACCCGCAAGCACTGCCTCCAGCTGGAGAACTGCTGTTACGGGCGGAACGAGATGCGGGTGCTGCGCATGGCGCACGCGGGCCTCTTCGGCGACCTGCTGCACGGCGCCGGCGCCTACAACCACGACCTGCGCGGTCTGATGTTCGACCCCGACTACTACGAGGGTCCGTGGCGGCGGCTGTGGCACACCCGGCTGCGCGGCGACCTGTACCCCAACCACGGGTTCGGGCCCGTCGCCAACTACATGGACGTCAACCGCGGCGACCGCGCGCTGCGGATCTCCAGCTTCGGCACCCCCGCCCTCGGCCTGGCCGCCTACCGCAAGGAGCACATGCCGGCGGGCGACCCGAGCTGGAAGGAGACGTACATCGAGAGCGACCGGACGATCTCCCTCGTCCAGACCGCCAAGGGCCGGGTGATCCGTCTCGAACACGACGTGTCCACGCCGCACCCGTACAGCCGCATCAACAGCCTGGGCGGCACGAAGGGCGTCTTCGAGGACTATCCGTCGCGGATCTATCTTGAGCCCGGCCACAGTGATGACCAGTGGCACGACTTCGGTGAGTTCGCGGAGTGGGATCACTGGCTGTGGAAGGAACACGCCAACCCGCCCGGCGGCCACGGCGGCATGGACTACATGATGGTCTTCCGGCTGACCCAGTGCATGCACCTGGGCCTGGTACCGGACTTCGACGTGTACGACGCGGCGACGTGGACCGCGCCGGTACCGCTGAGCGACCTGTCGATCAAGGCGCACGGCAAGCCGATGGAGATCCCGGACTTCACGCGCGGGGGCTGGAAGAAGGCGCGGCCGGGGATGGACTCGGAGAAGCCGAAGGCGTGA
- a CDS encoding alpha-amylase: MLHHRSRILGGTLAGVLVAGGLAALAPWSSQATPPGEKTVTATLFERPYADVAKICTDQLGPAGYGYVEVSPATEHIKGDQWWTSYQPVSYKIAGRLGDRDAFASMVSACHKAGVKVIADAVINHMSSGSGTGTGGTQYTKYDYPGYFQDQDFHSCRKDISDYGDRDDVQNCELVGLSDLDTGSDAVRTTIAKYLDDLRSLGVDGFRIDAAKHMAADDVAAIKGKMSDPGFWVSEVIHGGGEAVQPDEYTGVGDVDEFRYGGHLKSAFQGGSIAQLKSVADGKLDSGSARTFVDNWDTERNGSTLTYKDGATYTLANVFMLASPYGSPNVYSGYEWSDKDAGPPSGTDGWTGMHAKQEITGMVGFRNAVGGAELTDWWDNGSSAIAFGRGDKGFVALNAGDGELSQSFATSLPAGTYCNVAKAAPDSCDGNTVTVGDDGKAQLTVPAKGAVALHVGAKS, encoded by the coding sequence ATGTTGCATCACCGATCCCGGATACTCGGCGGCACACTGGCCGGCGTGCTCGTCGCCGGCGGCCTCGCCGCGCTCGCCCCCTGGAGCTCGCAGGCCACCCCGCCCGGAGAGAAGACCGTCACCGCCACGCTGTTCGAACGGCCGTACGCGGACGTCGCCAAGATCTGCACCGACCAGCTCGGCCCGGCCGGCTACGGCTACGTCGAGGTCTCGCCCGCGACGGAGCACATCAAGGGCGACCAGTGGTGGACGTCGTACCAGCCGGTCAGCTACAAGATCGCGGGCCGGCTCGGCGACCGGGACGCCTTCGCCTCGATGGTCTCCGCCTGCCACAAGGCGGGCGTCAAGGTCATCGCCGATGCCGTCATCAACCACATGTCGTCCGGGTCCGGCACGGGGACCGGCGGCACGCAGTACACGAAGTACGACTACCCGGGGTACTTCCAGGACCAGGACTTCCACTCCTGCCGCAAGGACATCTCCGACTACGGCGACCGCGACGACGTGCAGAACTGCGAACTGGTCGGACTCTCGGACCTGGACACCGGCAGCGACGCCGTCCGCACCACCATCGCGAAGTACCTCGACGACCTGCGCTCGCTCGGCGTCGACGGCTTCCGCATCGACGCGGCCAAGCACATGGCCGCCGATGACGTGGCCGCCATCAAGGGCAAGATGAGCGATCCCGGCTTCTGGGTCTCCGAGGTCATCCACGGGGGCGGCGAGGCCGTCCAGCCGGACGAGTACACGGGCGTCGGCGACGTCGACGAGTTCCGTTACGGGGGCCACCTCAAGAGCGCCTTCCAGGGCGGCAGTATCGCCCAGCTCAAGTCCGTCGCCGACGGGAAGCTCGACAGCGGGTCGGCACGTACCTTTGTCGACAATTGGGACACCGAGCGTAACGGCTCGACGCTCACCTACAAGGACGGCGCGACGTACACGCTCGCCAATGTCTTCATGCTGGCCTCGCCCTACGGCTCGCCGAACGTCTACTCCGGCTACGAGTGGTCCGACAAGGACGCGGGCCCGCCCAGCGGCACCGACGGCTGGACCGGCATGCACGCGAAGCAGGAGATCACCGGAATGGTGGGCTTCCGTAACGCGGTCGGCGGCGCCGAGCTGACCGACTGGTGGGACAACGGGTCGAGCGCGATCGCCTTCGGGCGCGGCGACAAGGGCTTCGTCGCCCTCAACGCCGGGGACGGCGAGCTGTCACAGTCCTTCGCCACCTCGCTGCCCGCCGGTACGTACTGCAACGTCGCCAAGGCCGCGCCGGACTCCTGCGACGGCAACACCGTCACGGTCGGCGACGACGGCAAGGCGCAGCTGACCGTGCCCGCGAAGGGCGCGGTGGCCCTGCACGTGGGCGCCAAGAGCTGA